cttttcaaaCGGTTCTTAGCTCAGTTTAATTCGACTTACTTTCACATCTAACAAGGCTAATACAACAGAGATAtgttttttgtaattattttacgAGTAATGCTATATGAtcagtaaatattattattttgtgtcaCTATTTAGTCATCCAATAATTTACACGcatatttatagatattttagacacaataaatatattaatttatacctatatttatttgaattttacatatataaattaatacagtttatgtccaattttttttaaatttacacacataaattaataaaatttatttattaaaaataatttaatatttatactaacaaaaaatattaaaaattactggttccaaaaaattttcttattttatttgtacTCTGAATAAaaccataatttatttttattcccaCCTTGCAAAGTTTTAAATGAAGTATCAGTccctttataatatttttttcttcaaatttgAAATATCTAATAGATGATAAATGTGTCGAATATTATAAGATATAATAATAGATATGTATTATACGAAATCAGTAGTTTACCCACGTATCATTACTCAAATATCATATTCTCTCCGATTATGCCAAGTTGCAACAAATTAAAAcaatcatttatttatttatttgtgtagGTTATTGTCAATCTATAACAAAATCCGTTGGGGTTGCATGGAGTAGGCAGGGACACAAAGACAAAGCCTTGTGATATGCAAATCTAGGTCGTTTTCTTTATCCTGAATTAGATGTGCACTAATAAGGTAGCAAAAATTTGGTACAAACTTTTCAAATAATATTGTAACTACATAATGTCAAAATCAAAGATAACATAACGGTAGCAAAAAGTTCTCGATAATTTCTAATAGAACAGTAGTAGTAAGCAATTTTACTCCAGCAATTAATGGTTCTATCTCTTTTGTTCAACTTTTTTCCAAAATGAAAACTCCAACATGttagtaaaaatttatttaatatttaattgagACATTACTGCATAAATTAGTTGGCAAGCTATAGCTAGGTGCATTTTAATTTGTTAGGGGTAGCCCTATATTTTTAATGAACCCCTTTCGTCATATCATATCGTCTTTCAAATATCGCTCATCGCTctcacaacaacaataatacacGCTACAATAATTTAAATCATTTTAGCGACTGTACCCTTGTACCATTACAACACGAGGGAAAAATGTTATTACATATactcctttttttatttaaaaacaaaaaaagaaatatgGGATCTAATAGTACAAGATGCCTATTAATACAAGTAATGTCTTACCAAAAGaaattgtaaaatttaaaattacaataTTTAGGAAACAATCATcacattattataatttattaaaaaattacacgAATAGGAATATATATAGGAGTTATTCAAAATTCTGTAGAAATGATTATTATACACGTTTCCCTGAATCCGTCCAAAGTGAGTTGACATGAGAGTCCAATTtctaataattaacaaaattatggTCCTAATCAATCGTCATGCTATGTTATTCTCTCCAAATTGTTGTTATCGAATCATTTAGTTaaacataataattatatacacgCACTTAGGAAACCAAAGCAAGTGAGATACACATAAACGGTAACAATTATTGGTGATTGTTCGTACTTTGTAGCATTGCTGTATTATATTAGATTTAAGATCCCAAGATGATGTGACAGAAAGCCACCATAAcattgttatttaattatttttgtggtTGCATGATTGCCTTAGATTCGTTTATTAGCTTTAATTAACTATAGTCCGTTGGACTTTGCACACGTGATTGTTTTGGAAAATCAGCCATTAAGCAACTTCCATAATCCATACACCCATAAGGCCCCAAAACTCTCATATGACCTTTGCTTTTCATGGTCATTAAATAAATTctccaaatttaatttaaaaaaattaattatcttgtAATTTCCTGTAGTACATGTCTTGTGTAGAGACTCCATACTTGTTAgtaagatctttttttattattatcaactTTAATCTAAGATGAAAGAATGGATTTCCAAAATTTGACAAAGAATTCATCAAGGTAGTCCATAACCAAAAGCATCTTCCTTCTAATCAACAATTATGATTGTTATGTTCCTCACACCTCTCTTTATTTATCCTTCCGTGCAAGTTTATTAATTCACTCTTTAAAACACAATTAAAGTAGATAGAATTTACTAGGTGTAAATTAACAAACCAGGTATTAAATCATCTAAAGCCTAGCATTACGAAGCTGCTGCTTAAGAATTGGTTGAACATACTCATGGAAGCCATCAGGAACGATTGATTCATTCAAAGGATCCTTCCATGCCTCCTCATACAATTTTGGATACACATTTCCGTCGTACCGACCAAGAACCGAACCGAGGTAGTGATCAGTGTAGTTAAATGCATCAACAAGCGCAATCGCATTAGGCCGAACCTAATCATATGCATATAATCACACTATTAGTCTTCAGTCTTCACATTAATcacatattatttataaaattatgatatCAGATGTTGAAATTGTTTTGGGACAAACCTGGGAATACAAGGACCTCAATTGCTCATTGGCAAGTGATCCTTGTTTTGGAGTGATGCAGCCAGCAGAGAGAAATTCACCCAAATGCATGTGAAGAAGAAACAGAGCATAAACCCCACAAAGAACTTGTAATTGCTGTTTCACACCCTTTCCAGGTATATCTTGTTGCAACTTCTCAAGGAATCTGAATGAAAGAGTTTGATCAAGCTTTAGACTGATTCAAGCAGATCCTAGTTTTAAGTACAGAAATCTAATATCTTGAATAAACAATTAAGATATTGATTAATAATAGACTATTATGTTTTGAGTTAGGATCAAATAGCAACGttgttgatttttgaaaaaattacacaaacaaaaagttattcAACAGTGCaacatttatttaaattgaCACTGATGTCATTTAATGCTAACACATTATGTTTTCCAATAGAATATCATGGAACTCACTGTTTACCGAGGCAATCTAATGTAGTATATATCTAGAGATCAATAAAGTCAACAAGTATAACAATTAGCAgctattaacaattaattaacataGAAAATCTTGAAGAAGCTCACTTGGAAACAACAATTAATTGGCAATGAGCCACTGCTGCCTCAGCGAGATCAGCTGAGAGTGCTTGGAAACCTGTTGTAAAAAAAGATTATTAGCActaatcataataatatttaagCATGTTCCGCAAATTGCAAACTATCTCAACGAATGCACTTACAAGAACTTTGGTATATCCTGGGGAGTTTTTTtggttattatttaaaattttaaatgataataTCTTGAAGTGCTAATGGCTTTGGTTAATTCTTTAGGacttaaaattaattgatatatatatatatatctctgTGTGTGTGTCATCTTATCGatagttatttttcttttcttttgggaAGCTGCACAAGAAATGGAAAATTTAAGCAGAGCTCCATAGTCAAGCTTAGTTGAAGAATTTGAATCATTTACCGTCTTCAGGATTGGTGAACTTGCTAAGGTTTTGAGCACAAGCAACAGACAACCAAGCAGCCCTAGCTTCAAATGCTTTCAGCAAAACATTAGGCTCCAACCAATCCTCGGCTGCATCGAGTAAAAGTAAGTATACATAACAAAGTTACAACAGAACAATGACAGACAAATTTTATGTTAACTGAAACCATACATGAAGCTTACATCTTTAAAGTTTACATATGTTCAAAATTAACTATGGTGGTAGAGTTCAGTACCTCTCTGAACATCAGAACGATACTGCAACAGTTTTTCGACTTGACCCAAATAAGCTGTAGTACCAGTGGGCTTATTACCAGAGTCCAGCTGAGAAACAGTCTTCATAAGATGCCTTGCCACCTACATGAGATTTTTCTTGAAGTTATCAGTACAACCCCGAGATCAATACTGGTAAACCTCCTAAACCAGACAAGACTTAAGCCACAGTTGTCATACAGAAATATGAATCCTTTTAACATATTGTAAAAGACTTGTATATAATGCATAAGATGACAATAAAAAACATAACGAAAAAAGATATTTAACAAACCTGTAAAAGCAGCACATAGTTATCTCCTTCATATGTGCATGCAGGAGCATAGACTGCAAATAACTCAGGGAGACCACTGCTATTAAGGTAACCATGGCCGCCACATAGCTTGCGACATTCTTCAATTCCATCCTGCAAATTAAGCGAACTGGCCTTCATTACCACTTCAAAAAATTCAGCATTGCAAAATGAAATGCATATATTAGGAAACAATAGAAGCATATTATCTAAACACTAACATCAGAAACATTCGCATCATTTACATCCAGAAGACACGGCAAATCAAGTCAGTTATCCAACATACAAATTATATGCCTGAAGAACTGAGATAGTAACTCTACATACAATTCGTATTAATATTTTAGCCTTGATGCTCAATCATATCCCTCACATAAATGCCTTCACAGTATCAACATATCTTAAACAACAAAGAAAACGGATATGGATAGAGAGGAGTAAAGGGAGGAGGCCTATAAGGATAATAGATCATCATTTTAGAAATTTATCAGCAACACTTAAGGAATCTGACTAAATGACAACAGAGCATATGGAGAGGGgaaaaaataatgaagaaaCTGGATGAAACAATAACAAAACCATATTTAATAAAGTAGTAGCCAATACAAAGAGTAACCAACAAAAAATGACATACAGCAGTAGCTGAAGTAGTCAAGGATTTCAACCCTGCTGTGCATGCATGAGCTTCAGCCAGTGTTGAAAAGTCGTTGACTTGCAATCTTTGCGTCACATCAGTATAAAGCCAATTCAACCACTCCCCAACAAATCTGAATGCATAGGCAGAAGCTAGCAAAGGGAATAGCCTAGCCTGCTGTGTCTTGTAATCAATCACCTAAATGTAAAGGACAAAAAAGGAAGACAAAATTAAGCATAAAGGCCAAACAATGCGAATCCAACTAATCAAATTCTACTTTTGATAAAACATTAGACCGAAATACACATTTCTGTATCACATAACACATGCACAATATATGGATGAATACTTTCTAGATTCCCATCAAATTACATAGAACAGATATGTCAGTAATAAACAAGACTAGCTGAAAGGGAGAAACTACATTAGTCAGAAGCAACTTTAACATTAAAGTAAATTAACTTATATAgtttgtataatttaatttggataCAGTCTCCATTTCCGCCTTGCACAATTTATATATGAAAaagtatattaataaatatttcattACCATTCCTTAAAAAGGAATTTGCCAACAAGCAAAAGCCATGCTTCAATGGAGTGTTTTAAATCTTACCTGTGTTTCAATACCTCCATTCTGTGACCCAAATTGTCTTCGTACTGCACTATATCTTGTAGCAATGCAAACTGCTCGTGACAAAGCAATGGATGCATCAGTTACAATTGTTTTCCTCACATAGACCATGGTACCATAAACTAATTGTCTTGGAACACTTGAGTGCacaaattttccttctcttGTAACCTGTGAAAACCTgagattaaaaagaaaaaagttaggAGTCATCACATGAATTTATTGACGGAAACTGCAAGGCAACACTACCATTTAAAACAATTGAGAAAAGTCAGGTATTTTCTATCACCAATGATCTCAACAAGGAGTCATATTTTCAACTTTAAAACAGGATAAAGACAACCCTTTTTACTGTTTCCATTTAATGTTTCTCAAATGTTATTCTTATCTAGTAgccattttaaataataatcttGAAGGGAAAATGTTGATATAACATTGCCCATGAATTGATTGTTGAGGTATTTAATCTGGACCAGTTTCCCTCTCACTGGAACTAAAAGCTCTTTTTAAATCTGGTTCCTGGTTAAAGAAATGAAAGGGGTAAAAGAAGCTTTATattcaaagacaaaatataagtTCTTATATCGTTCAGTGAACATAATAGCCAAAAGTTTTTCCTAGGTTGATGTTACTGTTGTCCAAGTTACATTGAGTTCCCATCTTGTGGTTTGACCCAACTTCAATGAGCTTCCTTCGGGGGTTTAAAGTTCTATTAGTTTTATGCTACAGATCATtcatgtgctattagtatagtACATCACAGTTTGTAGCTTTGTACACcatggataaaataaaattacctcaTTAACATTTGGTTCCTTGGAATTCGCACATTGTCAAATCTAAGAACCCCATTATCCATGCTGTTATAAGCTCCACTTCCAAATTTCATTCCAATATCACCAACAGTTATACCTGGAAGGGGTGAATGGTCATCCAAGCTCCGCAGCTGGACAATGAAACCTTCAAATTGAACAGAGTTAATTAATTGATGTTCGAATCACTGGAATTCTGGATGATTAGACAATCGAAATTACCATGCACTCCGTGCTCTTTTCCATTAGTTATCAGACGGGCATAAACAACAGCATGTGTGGATATTTTACCCAATCCACCAGGCCACCACTGTTTAAATCAGCATCAATGAAGTGATAATCATATCCAAATGCCTTTAACAAAAAGCACATACAATATGCATTGGAAAAAAGCTAAAAAACCATTTTTTCCTCATTGTATTTGTTGATGTAACATTGTAAGATTCTATAATTTGAATCACTAAAGACTCTCACAAGTAATGATTCATATAACTTACTTTGCTGGAAGTTAATGTGGGGCTATGAATAACAAATTCGTCGGTTTTGGGATCAAAAGTTGCAGTTGTCTCAAGCCCTTGAACATTGGATCCATGACCAAGTTCTGTTTGTGCATAGCAACCAATTATTTGCATCTTATAAGCCAAAGGCAACCATTTCTGCTGCTGCTCATCAGTGCCTGATCCTTTGATAGCAGGCACAAACATTCCCTGCAAAAAGAATTTCAATAACAAAACTTTAGTAGAAGCAGATTATGCTTTGATCTTACAACACACACTGTATTCCTTTGAAATCCAAAACTTGAGCACTGCACACTAGTACTACTCATGAGTAAATTTTCTAACAATGCAAGCACAAGAAGAAACTGAAGTATACCCAATGAAGATCCGTAAAGGCAGGTTGGTCCACAAAGAACCTCAGCTTATAAGCTTCCTCCTCTGGAAAAATACAAATTTGAATTCTTTTAGCAAAGATAAGAAACCGAGAATGCAGAATAGAGCAATAAAATAGGTCTCACCAGTAAGACGAAGCTCGTTAATTCTTTTCCAAGCATGAGCTGCTTTCCTCAAAGTGTTCTTAAACAACTCCTTTCTACCAAGCATGGTTCTATCATCCTTTCTAAACACCTACAAATCACAATCAGAACCATCATCATTCAGTAAACTCCaacaatttcaaacaaaaattgAAGACACAGGGGAAAATAATTACAGGATCGGTGGCAACGAGGCGAGAAATCCGGTCAGATAGGTCAAACGCGTGGCGGGAACCCGCCCAAACGATCTTCATCTGTTCGACATCGAAGTCTGCTTTGTTTCTCTCGTCAGCCAAGTGGTCAACGCCTTCCATTTTCTCACACCTGACACCTTTGGTTTCAACTTTGAACTTTCAAGTATGAAGAAGGTGTTTTTCCAAACGTTGTTAACTAATGACTGTTTTTCCAAAGCTACAATGGTGAGGACCGGCCTCTATAGTGGATATCCTCTTTCTCTTATGCCACTATTATTCTATTCGTTAGTGCCATTTTTTGAATGTGAATAATACTACTCTACTTTAGTCAATTAATTCCCACGTTTTATTAATGTTTGCCATTACTTTTCTGTCAACTATGAAGAATGTCCACTTATTTCGATCCCACCGTCAATAGTACCAAAACAAATGGTTTTTAAATATATAGAATTTATAAAAGAagtttaaataacaaaaatgttaccacatatcaaaatttattattttttattattatttagtcattaatttaatttttttagtctaatttttttaatttaataatttaacatattttattttatatttttaaatattgatgaatgatgactaactgataatttaaaataataaattttgagatGTTATAGCATTTCTCTTAAATAATTACCAAGCCATACATATGCTTTTAACTTTTTATGAAATCTATAACAAATTATAAATCTATTTAAACCAAAAATCTAATACCAAGTTAGGTATCATTATTAGCTTTTTGTATAAACTATTCAAGTTTGAAAGCAGTAACCCTTAAGTGAGCATTAGTAACAGTTCATCCATCAAATTCTGGACTTtgatatcatccttcaattctaGAACCGTGGCTTGTGTGGTCATAGTTGTTCAGTTAGCTTTTAGCCCATAATGCTCATATAATTTTGTCTCTATAGTTTGATTTATTTAGCGTATAAAGTATATTGAAGTCACCCATCATTCCATATGCATGGTTAGCTCTCGCCATCCACATTGCATAACAAATCTATAATTGTGATTATTAGATGCTGACACACAAGTGCTACTATGGTTCTATGGTGTAGTGGTTAGCACTCTGGACTTTGAATCCAGCGACCTGGGTTCGACTCCCGGTAGGACCTAATTTTTCCATTATTTTGTCGCCAAATAAAAAAACTTCACTTCAAGAGGTCGAGTCTTAAACTCTTAACATACTCTCTATTATTTGTTGGCTATGCCGGATTAGAATTCTCTTCCGAATCTACTAAGCCTGGGTAGTACAAAAATATTCACCTTTTGTTTTATTGGTTCAGAGAttggtattaaaatttttgtttttgtctctaaaattttagtatttcaatACCTCCAAAAAATAGAGACAAaggagactaaaatttttagaaatagaGACGGAAACTTTAAcaatattttatacataaaatacattcatttcaattagttaattccaattttatcttttgtacaaattaaattagaattttatttttgtttcaatttctatCTCCCACTCTGTACTAAAcagaatactaaaatttatttcatctCTGTCTTTTAGAAAAATGGCTCCTCTCCATTTTTTTGAACACTTGGAGAGAATAAAATGTGATCTCTCACCTTTAATTCTATAAGTGGaaccaaaattaaataagagagaGCAATCAGATTACactatccaattttttttccagtAGAGAGGATCCACTAATAATATTAGATTACACTCCCACTTGGTGACGGAAGAGTTACAGCCGACCAAACATTACACCCTTGAATCCTAGGTTATGGTACATCTGTAACTCTTCTTTGTCTTTCATAAAATACTTCATTCTCTTAATGTAATGAATAAGCATCGATTTATCCATTGAATTAATTGGTCCatattttttcaaagtgcaGTGCCTAATTATTGCTTAATTGTTTAATACCTATGATCAATTAGAATAACACTCATGCAgttgattttctttttcgtcCCACTCAACTCAGGTAGAAGATAAACGAAGTGAGGCAAAACATGGAAAACTTGCTACCTAGCAGTTACTTGTTTGCTAAATAAAAGGGGAAGCACAACCTAATAGATTGTTATTCTGCACAATCAACTTTACAATACATGAAATGACCCTGGTAAATGAAATGATTGAACAAACAAAGTCTAGACCCAAGTAATAATTCCTAAATGCTACTGCTGTGCTGCCTACCAACATTGAAACAAACTAAATTAACCACTGTAAATAGGGCAAAAGAAAAAGGTAGAAAATTTATTAAGGATATTCCCACAACCACAAGATATGTGATGA
The Arachis duranensis cultivar V14167 chromosome 5, aradu.V14167.gnm2.J7QH, whole genome shotgun sequence genome window above contains:
- the LOC107487486 gene encoding peroxisomal acyl-coenzyme A oxidase 1 — its product is MEGVDHLADERNKADFDVEQMKIVWAGSRHAFDLSDRISRLVATDPVFRKDDRTMLGRKELFKNTLRKAAHAWKRINELRLTEEEAYKLRFFVDQPAFTDLHWGMFVPAIKGSGTDEQQQKWLPLAYKMQIIGCYAQTELGHGSNVQGLETTATFDPKTDEFVIHSPTLTSSKWWPGGLGKISTHAVVYARLITNGKEHGVHGFIVQLRSLDDHSPLPGITVGDIGMKFGSGAYNSMDNGVLRFDNVRIPRNQMLMRFSQVTREGKFVHSSVPRQLVYGTMVYVRKTIVTDASIALSRAVCIATRYSAVRRQFGSQNGGIETQVIDYKTQQARLFPLLASAYAFRFVGEWLNWLYTDVTQRLQVNDFSTLAEAHACTAGLKSLTTSATADGIEECRKLCGGHGYLNSSGLPELFAVYAPACTYEGDNYVLLLQVARHLMKTVSQLDSGNKPTGTTAYLGQVEKLLQYRSDVQRAEDWLEPNVLLKAFEARAAWLSVACAQNLSKFTNPEDGFQALSADLAEAAVAHCQLIVVSKFLEKLQQDIPGKGVKQQLQVLCGVYALFLLHMHLGEFLSAGCITPKQGSLANEQLRSLYSQVRPNAIALVDAFNYTDHYLGSVLGRYDGNVYPKLYEEAWKDPLNESIVPDGFHEYVQPILKQQLRNARL